One window of Calonectris borealis chromosome 28, bCalBor7.hap1.2, whole genome shotgun sequence genomic DNA carries:
- the TMEM38A gene encoding trimeric intracellular cation channel type A isoform X1 translates to MELAGALQLGELAAAFAALPVFPLFDTAYFIVSVLYLKYEPGAVEMSRKSPFASWLCAMLHCFGSYILADLLLGESPIDYFSNNSSVILATAVWYLIFFCPMNLFYKCVSFLPMKLIFVAMKEVVRVRKIAAGVHHAHHRYHHGWFIMMATGWVKGSGIALMSNFEQLLRGVWKPEKNEILHMSFPTKASLYGTILFTLQQTRWLPVSEANLIFFFTMFMIVCKVFMTATHSHASPFAPVESFICPVFFGSVSSGHASHHHHHHQHGASHEVSHPPPPPAKSKEELNEGTRKRKAKKAE, encoded by the exons ATGGAGCTGGCGGGGGCCCTGCAGCTCGGGGAGCTGGCGGCCGCCTTCGCCGCCCTGCCCGTCTTCCCGCTCTTCGACACGGCCTACTTCATCGTCTCCGTCCTCTACCTCAAGTACGAGCCAG GAGCTGTGGAGATGTCTCGTAAGAGCCCTTTTGCCTCCTGGCTTTGTGCTATGCTCCACTGCTTTGGAAGTTACATACTTGCTGATCTGTTACTTGGAGAATCACCTATTGATTACTTCAGTAATAACTCCAGTGTCATCCTGGCCACAGCAGTCTG GTATTTGATATTCTTCTGTCCCATGAACCTCTTCTACAAGTGCGTTAGCTTTCTGCCTATGAAGCTCATCTTTGTGGCAATGAAGGAGGTGGTCAGAGTTCGCAAAATTGCAGCGGGGGTCCACCATGCTCATCACCGTTACCACCACGGGTGGTTCATTATGATGGCTACTGGATGGGTCAAAG GTTCTGGTATTGCCTTGATGTCTAACTTTGAGCAACTACTGCGTGGGGTctggaagccagaaaaaaatgaaattcttcaTATGTCCTT CCCTACAAAGGCTAGTCTGTATGGCACAATCCTCTTCACTCTGCAACAAACTCGCTGGCTCCCTGTCTCTGAAGCCAACCTCATCTTCTTTTTCACCATGTTCATGATAGTTTGCAAG GTTTTCATGACGGCAACTCACTCTCACGCCTCACCTTTTGCTCCAGTGGAAAGCTTCATCTGCCCAGTTTTCTTTGGCTCTGTTTCCAGTGGACACGCtagtcatcatcatcatcatcatcagcaTGGGGCCTCCCATGAGGTTTCCCAtcctccgcctcctcctgcaAAGTCGAAAGAGGAGCTAAATGAAGGCACAAGGAAacggaaagcaaaaaaagctgaatga
- the TMEM38A gene encoding trimeric intracellular cation channel type A isoform X2 has protein sequence MSRKSPFASWLCAMLHCFGSYILADLLLGESPIDYFSNNSSVILATAVWYLIFFCPMNLFYKCVSFLPMKLIFVAMKEVVRVRKIAAGVHHAHHRYHHGWFIMMATGWVKGSGIALMSNFEQLLRGVWKPEKNEILHMSFPTKASLYGTILFTLQQTRWLPVSEANLIFFFTMFMIVCKVFMTATHSHASPFAPVESFICPVFFGSVSSGHASHHHHHHQHGASHEVSHPPPPPAKSKEELNEGTRKRKAKKAE, from the exons ATGTCTCGTAAGAGCCCTTTTGCCTCCTGGCTTTGTGCTATGCTCCACTGCTTTGGAAGTTACATACTTGCTGATCTGTTACTTGGAGAATCACCTATTGATTACTTCAGTAATAACTCCAGTGTCATCCTGGCCACAGCAGTCTG GTATTTGATATTCTTCTGTCCCATGAACCTCTTCTACAAGTGCGTTAGCTTTCTGCCTATGAAGCTCATCTTTGTGGCAATGAAGGAGGTGGTCAGAGTTCGCAAAATTGCAGCGGGGGTCCACCATGCTCATCACCGTTACCACCACGGGTGGTTCATTATGATGGCTACTGGATGGGTCAAAG GTTCTGGTATTGCCTTGATGTCTAACTTTGAGCAACTACTGCGTGGGGTctggaagccagaaaaaaatgaaattcttcaTATGTCCTT CCCTACAAAGGCTAGTCTGTATGGCACAATCCTCTTCACTCTGCAACAAACTCGCTGGCTCCCTGTCTCTGAAGCCAACCTCATCTTCTTTTTCACCATGTTCATGATAGTTTGCAAG GTTTTCATGACGGCAACTCACTCTCACGCCTCACCTTTTGCTCCAGTGGAAAGCTTCATCTGCCCAGTTTTCTTTGGCTCTGTTTCCAGTGGACACGCtagtcatcatcatcatcatcatcagcaTGGGGCCTCCCATGAGGTTTCCCAtcctccgcctcctcctgcaAAGTCGAAAGAGGAGCTAAATGAAGGCACAAGGAAacggaaagcaaaaaaagctgaatga
- the SMIM7 gene encoding small integral membrane protein 7 has translation MIGDLLLCGTLLMNAGAVLNFRLRKRDTEGFGEESREPTTGDNIREFLLSLRYFRIFIALWNVFMMFCMIVLFGS, from the exons ATGATCGGGGACCTGCTGCTCTGCGG GACGCTGCTGATGAACGCCGGCGCCGTGCTCAACTTCAGGCT GAGGAAGAGAGACACGGAGGGCTTCGGCGAGGAGTCGAGGGAACCCACCACCG GTGATAATATCAGAGAGTTTTTGCTGAGTCTCAGATATTTTCGAATCTTCATTGCCTTGTGGAATGTCTTCATGATGTTCTGCATGATTGT GTTATTTGGATCTTGA